TGGATGCGAGGGGAAGGGGATACGAAGGAGGAGGCCTGCGCGAATCTGCAACGAAATTTTGACGCCTATCTAGCGCGCGGTGGAGAGCTTCCCAGACCGGGAAGCAAGGCAGGCATCGTATATGCAAGCGTAGATCAGATTAATGAGCTGGAGCCGGAAGGCATTATTTTTTTCAAAGAGATCTTTGGCTTGGAATACTACGGCATGTTCATTTCAGATGATGCATCCATGTTTGATTTTTGTGACTCTAAATTTGCCCTTCTCAAAAAAATCACACGCATTCAAGAGAAGTATGGAATTACGGTCAGCGATGTAGAAGGACTTCGCATTGTGGGAATTCTTCAGCGCATGAAGGAAGCGGGGGTTTAGTTCCCGTGTAGACCGATTGCCAGCCAGAGCAGGTTAAGTAAGAGTTGCTTCCTAACACACCTTGCAGATCATTCCCCATGGCGGGATCGTATTTTTTATAACCTTTCGGTCCTGCCACACATCTTAAGCTTCCCGCTCCATTCCGTTAACATTCACATAAATAACCTTCGTAATATCTAATTAGTCACAGTAACCTCGAACAATGTATTCCTACAGAATTATGCTTTTTCTAGAAGTAGCCACATGAAGACTGCCATGAAACTCCTATCTATCAACATCCCCGAGAAAGGTGATCGTATGAAACAGTATGATTTTGATATCAAGCCAGGAATGACCGGAACAGCAGGACTGCTGCACTCCATGGTGCGCTATAACTTTGAAAGATTAAAGAGGCAGGTCAAGGGACTTACACAAGAAGAAATCGACTACAAGGGTAAAGAAAGGAATCAAAACAGTATTGCGGAGCTGCTTCGTCATTTGTCCGTTGTCGATCTGAATTGGGTATATCGGCTGCAGTGTAAGGAGGTCCCTAAGGAGTGGATAGAGAAGCTGGGTCCAATGATAGATGAGAATGGTAAGCTTCCAGCAGTTCATCGTATTTCCGTGAGCACTTTAATCCAGGAATATGAGGGCATACAAGATATGTTTGAGAACGTATGTATGAACATCAAGGAGAATCAGCTAGAAGATCAGGTGCCATTTGAGAATGGAAACACAGCCTCGATCCGTTGGGGAATATGGCATGTCGCCGATCACAGCCGTCATCACTATGCCCAAATTGTATCTATAAAAAAGCAGTTCCTTCGGGACTAAGGGAGAGGTGTATTGCCTTATGAAAATATATCACTTTGGTCCTGAACAGGGACGTCAGGTGACTGCATACGATAGCCATAATCTTAGTCTTACTGGTATTTTGCATCATTCGCATAACGTACGTATGGCTTGTATGAGGCTTGGTCCAGAAGGACTTATCGGCATGCATCCGGCATCGACCCATCAATTGTTTCTTGTCATTGAAGGTGAAGGTATGGTGACTGGGAGGGAAGGGTTACCATATCGAATCAAGCCAGGCT
This sequence is a window from Paenibacillus urinalis. Protein-coding genes within it:
- a CDS encoding DinB family protein, with the protein product MKTAMKLLSINIPEKGDRMKQYDFDIKPGMTGTAGLLHSMVRYNFERLKRQVKGLTQEEIDYKGKERNQNSIAELLRHLSVVDLNWVYRLQCKEVPKEWIEKLGPMIDENGKLPAVHRISVSTLIQEYEGIQDMFENVCMNIKENQLEDQVPFENGNTASIRWGIWHVADHSRHHYAQIVSIKKQFLRD
- a CDS encoding cupin domain-containing protein, with the protein product MKIYHFGPEQGRQVTAYDSHNLSLTGILHHSHNVRMACMRLGPEGLIGMHPASTHQLFLVIEGEGMVTGREGLPYRIKPGFAAFWEQGEHHETRSQLGLTAFVVEGDLSDLKMKEVEWSNA